The Streptomyces sp. NBC_00286 nucleotide sequence GACGCCGGACCGTTCTGGGACGTCGCCCACTGGTGGGACCAGCCGGACGTCTACCAGAAGCTTCTGCTCTGGACGGCCTTCCTGGAGGCGCTGGGCGTGGCCGGCTCCTGGGGCCCGATCGCGGGCAAGTTCAAGCCGATGACCGGCGGCATTCTGTTCTGGGCCCGGCCCGGCACCATCCGGCTGCGTCCCTGGAAGGGGGTGCCGTTCACCGACGGTGACCGCCGCACGGTGGCCGATGTCGTCCTCTACCTGGCCTTCCTGGCGTCCCTGCTGACAGCGGTCGCGGTGCCCACCGACTCACTGGTGCGCCCGGCCCTGCTGATCGCGCCGATCGTGCTGTACGTCGCGTGCGGCCTGCGGGACAAGACGCTCTTCCTGGCCGCCCGGGGGGAGCAGTACCTGCCCGCGCTGGTGTTCTTCGCCGCCCTGTCCCTCACCGACATGATCGTCGCGGCGAAGCTGCTGATCTGCGTGGTGTGGATCGGCGCCGGGGTGTCGAAGTTCGGCCTTCACTTCACCAGCGTGGTGTCGCCGATGGTCTCCAACAGCCCCTGTGTCCCGTCGAGGCGGATCAAGCGGCTCCACTACCGCGACTTTCCCCATGACATCCGCCCGTCGAAGGCCGCGACCCTCGTGGCGCACATCGGTGGCACCACCGTCGAGATCGTCACCCCGCTGGTGCTGCTCTTCTCCACGAACCACTGGCTGACCGTCGCCGGCGTGGCGTTGATGGTCGTCTTCCACCTCTTCATCGTCTCGACGTTCCCGCTGGCGGTGCCGCTGGAGTGGAACATCCTGTTCGCGTACCTGTCGGTCTTCCTGTTCCTAGGCTTCCCGGCCCAGGACGGCTACGGCGTCGGCGACATGTCCTCGCCGTGGCTGACCGCCGGGATCGCCGCCGCACTTCTGTTCTTTCCCGTACTGGGCAATCTGCGCCCGGACCTGGTGTCGTTCCTGCCCTCGATGCGCCAGTACGCGGGCAACTGGGCCTCCGCGCTGTGGGTCTTCGCGCCGGGCGCGGAGCAGAAGCTGAACTCGCTGCCGCACCGCCCGACCACCAACC carries:
- a CDS encoding DUF3556 domain-containing protein is translated as MGFKTGDFPPVDPETFLHKPLQERMKTLALHWVEYGFGSPKMIPTTYVVKVLFLYVLAGTALVTWTSDAGPFWDVAHWWDQPDVYQKLLLWTAFLEALGVAGSWGPIAGKFKPMTGGILFWARPGTIRLRPWKGVPFTDGDRRTVADVVLYLAFLASLLTAVAVPTDSLVRPALLIAPIVLYVACGLRDKTLFLAARGEQYLPALVFFAALSLTDMIVAAKLLICVVWIGAGVSKFGLHFTSVVSPMVSNSPCVPSRRIKRLHYRDFPHDIRPSKAATLVAHIGGTTVEIVTPLVLLFSTNHWLTVAGVALMVVFHLFIVSTFPLAVPLEWNILFAYLSVFLFLGFPAQDGYGVGDMSSPWLTAGIAAALLFFPVLGNLRPDLVSFLPSMRQYAGNWASALWVFAPGAEQKLNSLPHRPTTNQVDQLQAMGYPAAVAEITMQQTIAWRSMHSQGRGLFSVLMKNLPDLDQRTVREAEFACNSLIGFNFGDGHLHNIDLVNAVQSRVGFAPGEWIVVWVESQAIHRKVQHYQVIDAALGVVERGTWKVADAVKEQPWLPNGPIPLDVTWTREQVPPVVGQDTVESLTT